The Starkeya sp. ORNL1 DNA window CCGACCAGCACGACATGGCAGAGGTTCTCCGGATGGTTCTCCAGCGCATAGGTGGCCTCGCCGCGGATCTTGGCTTCGCCGTCGATCCGCATGAGCCGCCCGCCGAGGGCGCCGTCCGACGCATCGCCATGCTTGGAACGGAACTGGTGAACGCTCATGCCACGCCTCCCACGGCCAGGATGGCGCGCGCGACGACGCGAGGCGCCAGATCGATCTTGTAGGCATTGTCGCCGCGAGCGATGGCGCCCTCGACGGCGAGGCGGCTGGCCTCCTTGACGCGGGCTTCTTCCAGCGGCTGGCCACGCAGCGCGCATTCGACAGCGCGGGCACGCCACGGGCGGGTGGCGACGCCGCCGAGCGCGACGCGCAGCTCACGGATGGTGCGGCCGTCCGCTTCCAGTTCGAGGCCGACGGCAGCGCTCGCCGCGGCGAACTCATAGGACTGGCGGTCGCGCACCTTCAGATAGGTCGAGCGCCTTGCCGCTGGCGTGGCGGGGAGGCTGACGGCGGTAATCAGCTCGCCCGGCTCCAGCGCGGTCTCGCGGTGCGGCGTGGTGCCGGGCAGCGGGAAGAAATCCTCGACCAGGATGCTGCGGCCGCTGGTGTGGATGACCGCATCGAGTGCCATCAGCGCCACGGCAAGATCGCCGGGATAGGTAGCGATGCAGGCGTCGCTGGTGCCGAGCACGGCGTGGTTGCGGGTGACGCCGCCGAGCGCGGCGCAGCCCGAGCCGGGATTGCGCTTGTTGCAGGCGGGGAAAGCGGCGGGATCGCGGAAGTAGGCGCAGCGGGTGCGCTGCATCAGATTGCCGCCGATCGTCGCCATGTTGCGGACCTGCGGCGAGGCGGCCAGCGCCAGCGCTTCCGCGATCGCCGGATATTGCGCCCGGATCGCCGCATGATCGGCGACGTGGCTCATCTTCGCGAGGGCGCCGATACGGGCGCCGCGATCATCGACCCGGATGGTGTCGAGACCGCCGAGCCTTGTGATGTCGACCACCGTGTCCGGCTCGGCCACGCCGCATTTGGCGAGGTCGAGCAGCGTGGTGCCGCCGGCGAGCAGCGCATGAGCGGGCAGGGCGGCCTGGACCCTGGCCTCGTCGATCGAGGTGGCGCGGGCGTAGGAGAAGTTCCTCATCGTGCGGCCTCCGTCGCGTGATGTGCGGCCGCCTGGCGAACTGCCGCGACGATGTGCGGATAGGCGCCGCAGCGGCAGAGATTGCCGGCCATGTATTCGCGGATCTCGGCGTCGGAGCCGGCATGGCCCTCGCGGATGCAGGCGACGGCCGACATGATCTGGCCGGGCGTGCAGTAGCCGCACTGGAAGGCATCATTCTCCAGGAATGCCGCCTGCACCGGATGCAGATCGGCGCCGGGCGCGGACAGGCCCTCGATGGTGGTGACAGCGCGGCCTTCGACCTGCGCAGCGAGCGTGAGGCAGGCAAGCATGCGCTCGCCGTCGACATGGACGGTGCAGGCGCCGCACTGGCCCTGGTCGCACCCCTTCTTGGTGCCGGTGAGATCCAGATGGTCGCGAAGCGCGTCGAGCAAGGTGACGCGCGGCTCGACCTTCAACGTGCGCATCTGCCCGTTGATGTCGAGCTGCAGGCTAACGGAATCAGTCATCTTCCGTCCTCTTTGGGGTGGCGGCGTGAGGCTGGTGCCAGGCCGGGCAGGCAAACCGCCCTGAGGTCAGGCGTGACAGGGCGAACGCGCAATGCGATAAGCAAGGGAGGCTCTCCTAACCGGAGGTGCCTCCGTTTTGCTAATTTAGAAAGCCTACAGGCCGGGTTCAAGCCCGCGCGGCACGCTGGAGCGTGAGATTGGCCGAGATGCCACCGCCTGCTTCGGGCGAGACCGAAGACGAATCAACGACTAAGGGCATGCGGGCCGACGCCCGCCGCAATCGCGAAAAACTTCTCGCGATCGCCGCCGCGGCCTTCGCCGAGCATGGCGTCAACACCTCGCTCGAGGAAATTGCGCGGCGCGCCGGCGTCGGCATCGGCACGCTCTACCGGCATTTTCCGACCCGCGAGCATCTGGTCGAGACCGTCTATCGCCGCGAGGTCGACCTTTTGTGCCACGCGTCCGAGGATCTGGCGCGGCGCCTGCCGCCGGACGAGGCGCTGGCGGAATGGATGCAGCAACTCGTCGGCTACACCGCGACCAAGCGGGGCATGTCGGACAGCCTGCGCATCCTGTTCGACGCCAATTCCGAGATCTTCGCCGATTCACCCAGCCGGATCGCCCGCGCGCTCGAAACCCTCGTTGCGGCCGCCGTTGCGGCAGGCACCATCCGCAAGGACGTCGCGCCGTCGGATGTGCTGCAGGCGCTGTTCGGCATCTATTCCGCCCCGGCCACGCCGGACTGGGAGCCGCGCTCGCGGCGCATCGTCTCGCTGATCATGGACGGGCTGCGCTGGGGAGCGCCGAAGGGCAGGGGCGCGCAGTAGCGGACCTTGACGAGTGCTCCAAAAGCTCCTGGATTTGGCCTCGGAGAGAGGTCTCGCGAGGCTTCCGATGCTGCTGGTCAGACACGCGAAGACACCTGATGATTTCGTAACCGTTCATTCCTTGCTCGCCGAGATGGGAGCGTGGGATGCCGAGACAGTCGCGCTTCTCGGCCTTTCCAGTGACGATGTCATTCCGACCTACTACGCGGAAGACCCGGAAGCCCTGCGGGTTTGTTTCACGAGCGGAGAGGCCGCCTTGCTTCTATGCACCGATGACGGCGTGGCGATCGGCTGTGGCGGTTTCGTCGGCGACGGCAGGGTGGCCGAGATTACGAAAATTTACGTGCGCCCTGAAGCCCGAGGCCGTGGCGCCGGCAGGACCATCATGTCGGCCATGATGCGTGAGATCGAAGGGAAGGGGTTTCACCGCGCCCGGCTGATCACGACGGAATTCATGGTCGAGGCGCAGGCGATGTATGCGGCCTTCGGCTTCCAGCGATGCGCCAATTTCGAGCCTGCGCCCGCGAGCCTGCAGCCGATCACGGTCTATATGGAGCGGACATTGGTCCGGGAAGGTTAGCCGGCGGAGCTGACGCTCGACGGTGCACGCGTTTGTCATGCGCACTGCCTAAACGTACACATTCTTCGGCTGGACGATTGAGGCCGGCGCCTGTGGAGGAACACCGATGGCATTCTACCGAGGCATGACCTGCGAGAACGTGACCATCAGCGGCGACCGGGGAACCCCGATCACCGCCTATGTGGCCAAGCCGGAAGGTGCGGGGCCGTTTCCAGGCGTGGTACTGGTCCATCATCTCCCCGGCTGGAGCGAGTTCTACATCGAGACGACACGGCGCTTTGCGCATCACGGCTATCTCGCAATCTGCGCCAATCTCTATGAGCGCGCCGGCGCCGGCGACCCGGACGACGTCGCTGCCAAGGTGCGCGCCGAGGGCGGCGTTCCCGATGCGCAGGTGGTCGGCGACACCGCGGCGGCGGTGGAGTGGATGCGCGCCCAGCCCGAGCACAACGGCAAGGTCGGCCTTTTCGGCTCCTGTTCGGGCGGCCGGCACGCCTTCATCTATGCCTGCCAGCGCGACGACGTCGACGCCTGTGCCGAACTCTGGGGCGGCCGCGTGGTGATGGGCACGGAGGAGCTCAACGACAAGACGCCGGTCGCTCCGATCGACCTGACGAAGGGCCTTTCCTGCCCGCTGATCGGCATCTTCGGCAATGATGACCGCGCGCCGAGCCCGGAGCAGGTGAACCAGCACGAGGCCGAACTGAAGAGACACGGCAAGGGTTACGAGTTCCACCGCTATGACGGCGCCGGCCATGGCTTCTTCTATTGGCATCGGCCGATCTACCGGCCCGAGCAGGCCATGGATGGTTGGAGCAAGGTTTTCGCGTTCTTCGACAAGCATCTGGCAAAGTAG harbors:
- a CDS encoding xanthine dehydrogenase family protein subunit M, producing MRNFSYARATSIDEARVQAALPAHALLAGGTTLLDLAKCGVAEPDTVVDITRLGGLDTIRVDDRGARIGALAKMSHVADHAAIRAQYPAIAEALALAASPQVRNMATIGGNLMQRTRCAYFRDPAAFPACNKRNPGSGCAALGGVTRNHAVLGTSDACIATYPGDLAVALMALDAVIHTSGRSILVEDFFPLPGTTPHRETALEPGELITAVSLPATPAARRSTYLKVRDRQSYEFAAASAAVGLELEADGRTIRELRVALGGVATRPWRARAVECALRGQPLEEARVKEASRLAVEGAIARGDNAYKIDLAPRVVARAILAVGGVA
- a CDS encoding (2Fe-2S)-binding protein, whose protein sequence is MTDSVSLQLDINGQMRTLKVEPRVTLLDALRDHLDLTGTKKGCDQGQCGACTVHVDGERMLACLTLAAQVEGRAVTTIEGLSAPGADLHPVQAAFLENDAFQCGYCTPGQIMSAVACIREGHAGSDAEIREYMAGNLCRCGAYPHIVAAVRQAAAHHATEAAR
- a CDS encoding TetR/AcrR family transcriptional regulator; amino-acid sequence: MRADARRNREKLLAIAAAAFAEHGVNTSLEEIARRAGVGIGTLYRHFPTREHLVETVYRREVDLLCHASEDLARRLPPDEALAEWMQQLVGYTATKRGMSDSLRILFDANSEIFADSPSRIARALETLVAAAVAAGTIRKDVAPSDVLQALFGIYSAPATPDWEPRSRRIVSLIMDGLRWGAPKGRGAQ
- a CDS encoding GNAT family N-acetyltransferase; this encodes MLLVRHAKTPDDFVTVHSLLAEMGAWDAETVALLGLSSDDVIPTYYAEDPEALRVCFTSGEAALLLCTDDGVAIGCGGFVGDGRVAEITKIYVRPEARGRGAGRTIMSAMMREIEGKGFHRARLITTEFMVEAQAMYAAFGFQRCANFEPAPASLQPITVYMERTLVREG
- a CDS encoding dienelactone hydrolase family protein is translated as MAFYRGMTCENVTISGDRGTPITAYVAKPEGAGPFPGVVLVHHLPGWSEFYIETTRRFAHHGYLAICANLYERAGAGDPDDVAAKVRAEGGVPDAQVVGDTAAAVEWMRAQPEHNGKVGLFGSCSGGRHAFIYACQRDDVDACAELWGGRVVMGTEELNDKTPVAPIDLTKGLSCPLIGIFGNDDRAPSPEQVNQHEAELKRHGKGYEFHRYDGAGHGFFYWHRPIYRPEQAMDGWSKVFAFFDKHLAK